A region from the Phyllopteryx taeniolatus isolate TA_2022b unplaced genomic scaffold, UOR_Ptae_1.2 contig_24, whole genome shotgun sequence genome encodes:
- the LOC133473304 gene encoding zinc finger protein 501-like, with protein sequence MCKVEILRALLNQRLSAAVEEVFVVFARTIAEYEEELCRTKEENERQRQLLDAVFKPQVAFHHTDISEEELHPEHQGWSFSMEQQQPEPPNIKEEEPLYIKEEKEQADIANVPVTDAIANIENDEDNAHWSQLHPSQSDENRGAKPPSGCSSQHATTKHDRDHRGGSQEDSLLAPLSDSNNTESHSPDTDDDEHSKGVRTCPADNMHFKCSQCDKSFINTATLKRHMMIHKGEKTFNCSFCGKRFNQKVHLIKHTRTHTGEKPFSCTVCGMRLSQKEYLKVHMRTHTGEKPFPCSVCGKKFSQKAFLKVHTRTHTGEKPFSCLVCNKSFSAYSTCTRHQRTHTGDKVFSCSVCDKKFTRKDNLNKHKCTAKK encoded by the exons atgtgtaaagtGGAAATATTGAGAGCGTTGTTAAATCAGCGACTAAGTGCGGCCGTTGAAGAAGTGTTTGTAGTGTTTGCAAGAACGatagcagagtacgaggaggagcTTTGCCGAACTAAAGAGGAGAACGAAAgacaacgtcaactactggacgctgtttTCAAGCCTCAGGTTGCGTTCCACCATACAG ACATCAGTGAAGAAGAGCTTCATCCTGAGCACCAGGGGTGGAGCTTCAGTATGGAACAACAGCAGCCAGAGCCCCCcaacattaaagaggaagagcctctttacattaaagaggaaaaggaacaGGCCGATATCGCCAACGTTCCAGTGACGGATGCCATTGCGAACATTGAAAATGATGAAGACAACGCACATTGGTCACAGCTTCATCCCAGTCAAAGTGATGAGAACAGAGGGGCGAAGCCTCCGAGTGGCTGCTCAAGTCAACACGCGACAACAAAACATGATAGAGACCACCGTGGAGGATCACAAGAAGAcagcctcttagctccactgtcaGATAGCAACAACACAGAATCACATTCTCCGGATACTGACGATGACGAACACTCTAAAGGTGTTAGGACGTGTCCCGCCGACAACATGCACTTTAAATGCTCTCAGTGTGACAAAAGTTTCATCAACACGGCTACTCTCAAAAGGCACATGATGATTCACAAAGGAGAGAAAACCTTCAATTGCTcattttgtggtaaaagattcaatCAAAAGGTACATTTGATCAAACACACGAGAacgcacacaggagaaaaacctttttcctgcacagtttgtggtatgAGATTAAGTCAAAAAGAATATTTGAAAGtgcacatgagaacacacactggtgagaaaccattcCCCTGTTCAGTGTGTGGTAAAAAATTCTCTCAAAAGGCATTTTTGAAggtacacacaagaacgcacactggtgaaaaacctttttcttgctTAGTCTGTAACAAAAGTTTTAGTGCTTATTCAACATGTACTCGGCACCAAAGAACACACACGGGTGACAAAGTGTTCAGCTGTAGTGTATGTGATAAGAAATTCACTCGGAAGGACAACCTGAACAAACACAAGTGTACTGCTAAGAAATGA
- the LOC133473280 gene encoding gastrula zinc finger protein XlCGF57.1-like isoform X1 — MCAKRVKEEYEEENCRTKEENERQLLDAVFEKPEDGEGLITSSSQMLVVSKKDLHPEQQEPERPHIKEEEEEEDITALPFLRVIVKSEDEEGDGDHCGGSQADSLLAPLSHSENTTGTDDDEHAKGDVRYRTDNKRWKCFQCEKTFGNNSALKMHMRTHTAEKPFSCSVCGKEFSQKGNLLRHTRTHTRPTTLKKQCSVCGTRFRQNSHLKKHMRTHIGENSFSCSVCGKKFSRKSVLTTHTRSHTGEKPFSCSVCNKRFSSRSSFVRHKKTHTGEKPFSCPLCGKQFSQKGNLIRHTKNHTEQTTLKPNGSVSAMIFCQNAYLGTQLRKHTGKKAFSCSVCGKTFSHKSVLTIHKRTHTGEKRFSCSVCNKRFSGRSSFVRHKRTHTGEKPFPCSVCGKRFGEKAHFVVHTRTHTGEKPFSCPVCNKRFSAYSTFSRHKRTHTGDKPFTCSVCGKRFALKTYLMVHARTHTGEKPYSCSVCGKRFSGRSSFVRHQRTHTGEKPFPCSVCGKSFAGKKYFMAHTRAHAGVKPFTCPLCNKSFSVHSSFVRHQRTHTDDRPYSCLVCGMRLTCRSHLERHMTTHTGEKMFTCSVCDRKFSRKDNLKTHKCAGKK, encoded by the exons ATGTGTGCAAAGCGTGTCAAAGAAGAGTACGAGGAAGAAAATTGTCGAACTAAAGAGGAGAACGAGCGTCAACTACTAGATGCTGTTTTCGAGAAGCCTGAAGATGGAGAAGGTTTGATCACCTCATCCTCTCAAATGCTTG TTGTCAGTAAAAAAGATCTTCATCCAGAGCAGCAGGAGCCGGAGCGGCCCCacatcaaagaagaagaggaggaggaggacatcaCCGCGCTGCCGTTTCTTCGTGTcattgtgaagagtgaagacgAAGAAGGTGATGgcgaccactgtggaggatcccaAGCAGACAGtctcttagctccactatcgCATAGTGAAAACACAACTGGAACTGATGATGACGAACACGCTAAAGGTGATGTGAGATATCGCACTGACAACAAACGCTGGAAATGTTTTCAGTGTGAAAAAACCTTTGGCAacaactctgctttgaaaatgcacatgagaacacacacagcagAGAAACCCTTTTCGTGCTCCGTTTGTGGTAAGGAATTCTCTCAAAAGGGGAATTTgttaagacacacaagaacacacactagACCCACCACACTGAAAAAacaatgctcagtttgtgggacGAGATTTCGTCAAAATTCACATTTGAAGAagcacatgagaacacacatcGGTGAGAATTCATTTTCCTGCTCGGTGTGCGGTAAAAAATTCTCTCGGAAGTCCGttttgacaacacacacaagatcacacactggtgagaaaccatttTCTTGTTCAGTGTGCAACAAAAGGTTTAGTAGCCGTTCGTCATTTGTccgacacaaaaaaacacacaccggtgagaaacctttttcctgcccACTTTGCGGTAAACAATTCTCTCAAAAGGGAAATTTGATCAGACACACCAAAAATCACACTGAACAAACCACACTGAAGCCAAACGGCTCAGTGTCTGCTatgatattttgtcaaaatgcatATTTGGGAACACAACTGAGAAAACACACGGGAAAGAAAGCATTTTCCTGCTCCGTGTGTGGTAAAACTTTCTCTCATAAGTCAGTTTTGACGATACACAAAaggacacacactggagaaaaacgaTTTTCTTGTTCAGTCTGCAACAAGAGGTTCAGCGGTCGGTCGTCATTTGTCCGACACAAAAGAACgcacaccggtgagaaaccttttccctgctcagtttgcggcaAAAGATTTGGTGAAAAGGCACATTTTGtagtacacacaagaacacacactggtgaaaaacctttttcatGTCCCGTCTGTAACAAACGTTTTAGTGCTTATTCGACATTTTCTCGacacaaaagaacacacacCGGCGACAAGCCTTTTACATGTTCCGTCTGTGGTAAAAGATTTGCGTTGAAGACATATTTAATGGTacacgcaagaacacacactggggaaaaaccTTATTCTTGTTCGGTGTGTGGCAAACGTTTCAGTGGTCGTTCATCATTTGTTCGACAccaaagaacacacactggggagaaaccttttccctGTTCCGTGTGTGGTAAAAGCTTTGCTGGAAAGAAATATTTCATGGCACACACGAGAGCACACGCTGGTGTAAAACCTTTTACCTGTCCGTTGTGTAACAAAAGTTTTAGTGTTCATTCGTCATTCGTTCGCCACCAAAGAACACACACGGATGACAGGCCGTATTCTTGCTTAGTGTGCGGAATGAGATTAACGTGCCGTTCCCATTTAGAAAGACACATgacaacacacactggtgagaaaatGTTCACTTGTAGTGTGTGTGATAGAAAATTCTCTCGTAAGGACAATCTGAAGACACACAAATGTGCTGGTAAGAAATAA
- the LOC133473298 gene encoding zinc finger protein 568-like isoform X1, which translates to MCKAEKLKALLNARLSAAVEEIFTAFQRTIAEYEEELYRTKEENERQRQQLAAVSMPQVDLRKTDENEEHLPPEQQNDQSRVYPAFSPKSAGTGCNSPTTFLRISGMENRWMGEQQKWNFGLGQEEPETPHVKEEENATVITNCLLTSVALKTNDNDDNGLRSQLHPRQSEENRWAESLSSSSTQHMKTEDDGDRCGGSRADGLLAPVSLDTVDEHSKGDVTCHTDNTHWKCSQCGETFGAKKNLRRHMMLHTGDQPISFSHSKIVSSKGHLTTIAKAHTGDKPHSSFSDHSPSINGKKTQTGGKLFKCSVCSQTFSQKQNMMTHMRIHTGERPFACSVCGLRFTQKITLIHHNRTHTGERPFSCSVCKKGFAHPASLMRHMRTHTGAKPFVCPNCGQGFSVQCTLKKHMRTHW; encoded by the exons atgtgtaaagCGGAAAAGCTCAAAGCGTTGCTGAATGCACGGCTGAGTGCTGCCGTCGAAGAAATATTTACAGCGTTTCAAAGAACGatagcagagtacgaggaggaactttatCGAACTAAAGAGGAGAATGAGAGACAACGTCAACAACTCGCCGCTGTTTCCATGCCTCAAGTTGACTTACGCAAAACAG ACGAAAATGAAGAACATCTTCCCCCAGAGCAGCAgaacgaccagtccagggtgtatcccgcctttagcccaaagtcagctgggacaggctgtAACTCACCCACCACCTttttgaggataagtggtatggaaaataggTGGATGGGTGAGCAGCAGAAGTGGAACTTCGGGTTGGGGCAAGAGGAGCCAGAGACACCCCAcgtcaaagaggaagagaacgCTACCGTTATCACCAACTGTCTGCTGACCAGTGTCGCTTTGAAGACAAACGATAATGACGACAACGGTCTGAGGTCCCAGCTTCATCCCAGGCAAAGTGAGGAGAACAGATGGGCCGAGTCCCTGAGCAGCAGCTCAACTCAACACATGAAAACGGAAGACGATGGAGACCGATGTGGAGGATCACGAGCGGACGGCCTCTTAGCTCCGGTCTCGCTTGACACTGTTGATGAACACTCTAAAGGTGATGTGACGTGCCACACCGACAACACAcactggaaatgttctcagtgtggggaAACCTTTGGTGCCAAGAAAAATCTAAGAAGACACATGATGCTCCACACGGGAGACCAGCCTATCAGTTTTTCTCATTCCAAAATAGTCTCTTCAAAGGGACATTTAACAACAATTGCAAAAGCACACACTGGAGATAAACCACATTCCTCTTTTAGTGATCATTCACCTTCGATTAATGGTAAGAAAACACAAACTGGTGGGAAACTGTTTAAGTGCTCAGTATGCAgtcaaacattttcacaaaagcaaaatatgATGACccacatgagaatacacactggagagagaccttttgcctgctcagtgtgCGGTCTGCGATTCACTCAAAAGATTACTTTAATACATCACAACAGAACACATACCGGTGAGAGACCGTTCTCCTGCTCGGTGTGTAAGAAAGGTTTTGCACATCCTGCCTCACTTATGAggcacatgagaacacacactggagcgAAACCATTTGTGTGCCCAAATTGTGGTCAAGGATTTTCTGTTCAATGCACGTTGAAAAAACACATGAGGACACACTGGTGA
- the LOC133473280 gene encoding gastrula zinc finger protein XlCGF57.1-like isoform X2, whose translation MCAKRVKEEYEEENCRTKEENERQLLDAVFEKPEDGEVVSKKDLHPEQQEPERPHIKEEEEEEDITALPFLRVIVKSEDEEGDGDHCGGSQADSLLAPLSHSENTTGTDDDEHAKGDVRYRTDNKRWKCFQCEKTFGNNSALKMHMRTHTAEKPFSCSVCGKEFSQKGNLLRHTRTHTRPTTLKKQCSVCGTRFRQNSHLKKHMRTHIGENSFSCSVCGKKFSRKSVLTTHTRSHTGEKPFSCSVCNKRFSSRSSFVRHKKTHTGEKPFSCPLCGKQFSQKGNLIRHTKNHTEQTTLKPNGSVSAMIFCQNAYLGTQLRKHTGKKAFSCSVCGKTFSHKSVLTIHKRTHTGEKRFSCSVCNKRFSGRSSFVRHKRTHTGEKPFPCSVCGKRFGEKAHFVVHTRTHTGEKPFSCPVCNKRFSAYSTFSRHKRTHTGDKPFTCSVCGKRFALKTYLMVHARTHTGEKPYSCSVCGKRFSGRSSFVRHQRTHTGEKPFPCSVCGKSFAGKKYFMAHTRAHAGVKPFTCPLCNKSFSVHSSFVRHQRTHTDDRPYSCLVCGMRLTCRSHLERHMTTHTGEKMFTCSVCDRKFSRKDNLKTHKCAGKK comes from the exons ATGTGTGCAAAGCGTGTCAAAGAAGAGTACGAGGAAGAAAATTGTCGAACTAAAGAGGAGAACGAGCGTCAACTACTAGATGCTGTTTTCGAGAAGCCTGAAGATGGAGAAG TTGTCAGTAAAAAAGATCTTCATCCAGAGCAGCAGGAGCCGGAGCGGCCCCacatcaaagaagaagaggaggaggaggacatcaCCGCGCTGCCGTTTCTTCGTGTcattgtgaagagtgaagacgAAGAAGGTGATGgcgaccactgtggaggatcccaAGCAGACAGtctcttagctccactatcgCATAGTGAAAACACAACTGGAACTGATGATGACGAACACGCTAAAGGTGATGTGAGATATCGCACTGACAACAAACGCTGGAAATGTTTTCAGTGTGAAAAAACCTTTGGCAacaactctgctttgaaaatgcacatgagaacacacacagcagAGAAACCCTTTTCGTGCTCCGTTTGTGGTAAGGAATTCTCTCAAAAGGGGAATTTgttaagacacacaagaacacacactagACCCACCACACTGAAAAAacaatgctcagtttgtgggacGAGATTTCGTCAAAATTCACATTTGAAGAagcacatgagaacacacatcGGTGAGAATTCATTTTCCTGCTCGGTGTGCGGTAAAAAATTCTCTCGGAAGTCCGttttgacaacacacacaagatcacacactggtgagaaaccatttTCTTGTTCAGTGTGCAACAAAAGGTTTAGTAGCCGTTCGTCATTTGTccgacacaaaaaaacacacaccggtgagaaacctttttcctgcccACTTTGCGGTAAACAATTCTCTCAAAAGGGAAATTTGATCAGACACACCAAAAATCACACTGAACAAACCACACTGAAGCCAAACGGCTCAGTGTCTGCTatgatattttgtcaaaatgcatATTTGGGAACACAACTGAGAAAACACACGGGAAAGAAAGCATTTTCCTGCTCCGTGTGTGGTAAAACTTTCTCTCATAAGTCAGTTTTGACGATACACAAAaggacacacactggagaaaaacgaTTTTCTTGTTCAGTCTGCAACAAGAGGTTCAGCGGTCGGTCGTCATTTGTCCGACACAAAAGAACgcacaccggtgagaaaccttttccctgctcagtttgcggcaAAAGATTTGGTGAAAAGGCACATTTTGtagtacacacaagaacacacactggtgaaaaacctttttcatGTCCCGTCTGTAACAAACGTTTTAGTGCTTATTCGACATTTTCTCGacacaaaagaacacacacCGGCGACAAGCCTTTTACATGTTCCGTCTGTGGTAAAAGATTTGCGTTGAAGACATATTTAATGGTacacgcaagaacacacactggggaaaaaccTTATTCTTGTTCGGTGTGTGGCAAACGTTTCAGTGGTCGTTCATCATTTGTTCGACAccaaagaacacacactggggagaaaccttttccctGTTCCGTGTGTGGTAAAAGCTTTGCTGGAAAGAAATATTTCATGGCACACACGAGAGCACACGCTGGTGTAAAACCTTTTACCTGTCCGTTGTGTAACAAAAGTTTTAGTGTTCATTCGTCATTCGTTCGCCACCAAAGAACACACACGGATGACAGGCCGTATTCTTGCTTAGTGTGCGGAATGAGATTAACGTGCCGTTCCCATTTAGAAAGACACATgacaacacacactggtgagaaaatGTTCACTTGTAGTGTGTGTGATAGAAAATTCTCTCGTAAGGACAATCTGAAGACACACAAATGTGCTGGTAAGAAATAA